Below is a window of Phaeobacter piscinae DNA.
GTGCTGGCGGCGGGTCTCCATCTGGCGGTCTTTGGCGCGGCGCGGCAAGCGGTGACCTATTTTATCGGCGTCATGCTGGTGGTCACTGTCGGCCTCGGCCCCAAGGCGCGGGTGATCATCATGGATTCCACCGTGCCGCTTGGCATCTACGGCACCGTGGACAATGTGCCTTGGTCCGTTGCCTGGGTTGGCTCTCTGACATCGAGGGCCAGCGCTTCACTCACCGACGTGATGGAAACACTGCTCGCTGCGCCGGATAACCTGACCTACCAGAAGTCCGGTATGCTCTTTGGCTCCACCATTCTGAGCCAGGCGGCCCGCTGGCGCTCGGTCACTCCGGTTGTTCAGGAAACCCTCGTGAACTTCATGGAAAACTGCATGGTCGATGGCTCGAACATTGGCATTGTCGATGTGGGTGAGCTGGGGCAGGCAGGCAATCTGGTGGCATACATCGGCGCCAATGTCCCGCAATCTCTGGCCTATTACGATCCGGTTCTGGAAGAAACCACGACCTGCGCAGACGGCTGGCCGCAGATCTCGACCCGTCTCAACAACGAAGTGCAGAACGTCCTCTTTCAAAAGGCCGCGGCGATGGATCAGAGCCATTTCGCAGCAGATCCCGCGCTCTCGGCCGCCGATATGCGTCAGACACTCAACGAGTTTCAGACCTTCATTGGCATGACCTCGGCCGGTGCCCAGCAGACCATCCGTCAAACCATGCTGGTCAATTCTCTGGATGGCGCGGTGCAGCGGCTGATTGCCTCCTCGGGCAACAACGCGGCGATGACCGCCTATCAGGCGGCGAGGGCGGAAGCCCAGACCTCGGCCAGCTACAGCTCCGTGGGGATTACCGCCCTGAAATGGGTGCCGCTCCTGAAAATCGTGTTTGAATCGCTCTACTATGCGGCTTTCCCGCTGGCGATGGTCATGATGATGACGCCTCTGGTCTGGAATGTCATGAAAGGATACTTCGGGGGCTTCCTCTGGCTGGCTGCCTGGGATCCGCTGTCCGCCATCCTGCATTCCATCGTCATGAAAGCCAGCTCCGGCTATTACCGGGAGGCAATGGGCTCTTATAGCACTGGTGCGCTCGACTATTCCCTGACCTTCGCCAACTACCTGGGCGTCCGCGCGGTCGAACAGGATGTGGGCACCATCGCGGGTTACCTGATGATGTCGGTGCCGTTCGTTTCCACTGTGATCCTGTTCGGCGCGAGCCGAATGGCTGGCCTTGCGACCTCGATGCTGAACGTCGGGCAGGGGGCTGCAATTGAATCGGGCCGCGAAGCGGCCACCGGAAATATCTCTCTCTCCAATGCCAGCATGAATAACTTCGCGGCCAACAAGTGGAACACTTCCTCGGTGCATGATGCAGGGGCCGCCACTGTGCGGATGGCAAATGGCGCGATGCGGACCGTCAACGCGGACGGATCTTCGACCTTCGCCACCGGCACCGCCCAATCGACCGGCGGCATGTCGGCACGGGTGGGTCAGACGATCCGGGAAGAGGTTTCGGACCGGAAAGAGGCCGCGATCCGCAATGCAACGTCGCTGCGCGATGAGTGGAGCACCGCGCTTAACCAGACCGCCGCAAACTATGCGAATTTCGGCCGGTCCTTGGCCACTGGCACCAGCACCGCTAGCGACAGCTCTACCTCTCAGAGCCACCGATGGACTGAAGAGGCCAGGAAGGCACATACAGCGGTTGAGAAATTCGCCAAGGAACACGGGATCTCAGTGGACGCTGCATACAAAGTTGCACTAGCAGCGGGCGCGAAGGGTGGCCTCGGTGCTGGTAAGAAAGAAATTTCAG
It encodes the following:
- a CDS encoding conjugal transfer protein TraG N-terminal domain-containing protein; amino-acid sequence: MPELEIHTVGGGYYLYDVFNYLAAFTGSGNFGALIYGGIVAGVLAAGLHLAVFGAARQAVTYFIGVMLVVTVGLGPKARVIIMDSTVPLGIYGTVDNVPWSVAWVGSLTSRASASLTDVMETLLAAPDNLTYQKSGMLFGSTILSQAARWRSVTPVVQETLVNFMENCMVDGSNIGIVDVGELGQAGNLVAYIGANVPQSLAYYDPVLEETTTCADGWPQISTRLNNEVQNVLFQKAAAMDQSHFAADPALSAADMRQTLNEFQTFIGMTSAGAQQTIRQTMLVNSLDGAVQRLIASSGNNAAMTAYQAARAEAQTSASYSSVGITALKWVPLLKIVFESLYYAAFPLAMVMMMTPLVWNVMKGYFGGFLWLAAWDPLSAILHSIVMKASSGYYREAMGSYSTGALDYSLTFANYLGVRAVEQDVGTIAGYLMMSVPFVSTVILFGASRMAGLATSMLNVGQGAAIESGREAATGNISLSNASMNNFAANKWNTSSVHDAGAATVRMANGAMRTVNADGSSTFATGTAQSTGGMSARVGQTIREEVSDRKEAAIRNATSLRDEWSTALNQTAANYANFGRSLATGTSTASDSSTSQSHRWTEEARKAHTAVEKFAKEHGISVDAAYKVALAAGAKGGLGAGKKEISVGLDGSIIGTGLDSDAYRRVASAARDSGLTETVAKYGDAVNSIRASETSSLTNTEDGGERWSIDNAQRKGNAYAEAREEAETLASAESNLYSHGISYDGQLTDAVIGEWREAGYSEQQISGFLNPKSTAGVKAQEAAVEKVLPGLLQELGLDRPNPGLAEAHTLSRPKEEITTQRLPSSGMDHHKEFGRITEATTKVQGAMENHRTALSEQATSKATENERAVVDGQDFGVVPGALQKVWTTGEDIVDSVLDAGSAVSSAITGTPQLSNYDRDVMIRTIAGEAGRESDTGQAAVAHVIMNRVADERWGDNPAEVSLQLKQFSAWNNGVGGNSLPLNLEEGSAEYERIGRIVDGVAAGQIPDVTGGATHYYSPKGMAAHVAAGEQTNEVPTWLSRESQARGRQNIQIGGHIFTGLRREGE